Sequence from the Deinococcus radiotolerans genome:
GGTCAAGGCGTTCCCCAGTGCCGGTGATCCGTTCACGTTCGACATTGCCGCGCCGTACGGGGTGAACAAGGTGCTGGCCCTGGCCAGCCGCACGCCGCTGAATCTGGATCAGATCGCGTCGTTCAAGTCGCAGAACAGTTTCGCGAGTGTGACCGTGAGTGGTCAGGCGGGGCTGGCGCAGGCGCTGAGCATCGTGGTGACGCCGGTGCCGCAGAACAGCTGGGTGACGGACACGGCGTTCTACGCGGTGGCCGCGCCCACGGCCACGGCGGCCCCGCTGCGCACGGCCCCGGCTGCCGCACCCACGGCGGCGCAGCCTGCCCCGCGGACCGCGCAGGCCCTGTCGGTCACGGTGCAGCCTGCAAGCCCCTGGGGCAACGCGCGGGAGTGGAGCACGACCGTGGCGAACCAGGCGGATCTGCGCGCCCTGCATGACCGGTATGCTGCGTTCCTGCGTGCCGAGGGGTACACCCTGACCGAGCTGAAGAGCAAGCCCAGTGAGGTGCACAGTGAGTACCGCCGGGCCAACGGTGGTAAGGCGGAACTGACCGTGAAGCGCAAGGGCAACCGGGTGGAGATCAAGGTGGAGCGCCGCTGAGGCTGACAGCGGGCGGCACGTAAGAGCGCGGCACCGCTGGCAGGCTACAAGCAGCGGGAACAGCGGAGTGAGAGAAAGTCTCACTCCGCTGCTTTCTGTCATCGGCAGCGTCGGAGGAGCTGGAGTGTCGGGTGAGGCGGTCGTCCGGGCAGAGCAAGCCAATGTGGACAGGTTGTCTAGGTTTTTGTCC
This genomic interval carries:
- a CDS encoding DUF4384 domain-containing protein, with the protein product MKTKLFLTVLSATLGLGGPALAAPTLSAQSIIVNPVATDLSVKVWTDRDSSGAGTPSYRPGDKIRLFTSVNQDAYVYLFNVDPQGQVDLILPNRFQGGANFLKANTVKAFPSAGDPFTFDIAAPYGVNKVLALASRTPLNLDQIASFKSQNSFASVTVSGQAGLAQALSIVVTPVPQNSWVTDTAFYAVAAPTATAAPLRTAPAAAPTAAQPAPRTAQALSVTVQPASPWGNAREWSTTVANQADLRALHDRYAAFLRAEGYTLTELKSKPSEVHSEYRRANGGKAELTVKRKGNRVEIKVERR